The following proteins are encoded in a genomic region of Candidatus Edwardsbacteria bacterium:
- a CDS encoding metallopeptidase TldD-related protein, protein MRKIVTSISLLSILLSPASAADNFPAVITALSHQVEINLPILQKAPGDQPYFIGYRVAEEEKYQVNGSFGAVTEERYLRERAGMVDVRVGSMKLDNTHNIREGWGYWGSGKFDLPAEDDQAALESVLWWYTDRTFKQAQKGFDAVKANLAVKVEEEDQSDDFSPAPVVVSLSAPAKLDIDQAWWKQRVMGISKLFDGHPDIYKSEVAFAAAAENNYIVNSEGAKISHGRIRCRLHLYISTVAEDGMELYRYEAFDARSADSLPAEAVLKETARRMISELAALRSAPLAEPHVGPAIMCNRASAVFFHEILGHRVEGHRQKDVTEGQTFKKKVGEKVLPAFISVFDDPSLSSFRDLNLMGDYPYDDEGVASQRVNIIEKGVLKNFLMSRSPIAGFNYSNGHGRGDIGQAPVSRMGNTIISSQQTMSFAALKKLLIAEVKKQKKPYGLMFTDISGGFTMTSTYMPQSFKVLPVMVFKIYPDGREELVRGIDISGTPLTVFSKITATADDYDVFSGFCGAESGYLPVSCVSPSILIREMEVEKRMMEQDKPPILPQPMELRKGGHKNEK, encoded by the coding sequence ATGAGGAAAATAGTTACATCCATTTCGCTTCTCTCAATTCTTCTGAGCCCGGCGTCCGCGGCCGATAACTTCCCGGCAGTGATCACCGCCCTGTCGCACCAGGTCGAGATAAACCTGCCCATTCTGCAAAAGGCCCCGGGGGACCAGCCGTATTTCATCGGTTACCGGGTGGCGGAGGAGGAGAAATACCAGGTCAACGGATCATTCGGGGCGGTGACCGAGGAGCGGTACCTCAGGGAGCGGGCCGGGATGGTGGATGTCCGGGTGGGCTCCATGAAATTGGACAACACCCACAACATTCGCGAGGGCTGGGGCTACTGGGGCAGCGGCAAGTTCGACCTGCCGGCCGAGGATGACCAGGCGGCCCTGGAGTCAGTATTATGGTGGTACACCGACAGGACCTTCAAGCAGGCCCAGAAGGGATTCGACGCGGTCAAGGCCAACCTGGCGGTCAAGGTGGAGGAGGAGGACCAGTCCGACGATTTCTCCCCGGCCCCGGTGGTGGTCAGCCTGTCGGCTCCGGCCAAACTGGACATCGACCAGGCTTGGTGGAAGCAAAGGGTGATGGGCATATCCAAATTGTTCGACGGCCATCCCGACATCTACAAATCCGAAGTGGCCTTTGCCGCGGCCGCCGAGAACAACTATATCGTCAACAGCGAGGGCGCCAAAATATCCCACGGCCGGATCCGCTGCCGCCTGCACCTGTACATCTCAACCGTGGCCGAGGACGGCATGGAGCTTTACCGCTACGAGGCCTTCGACGCCAGATCGGCCGATAGCCTGCCTGCCGAGGCAGTTTTAAAAGAAACAGCCAGAAGGATGATCTCCGAGCTGGCAGCCCTGCGCAGTGCGCCGCTGGCCGAGCCCCATGTCGGCCCGGCCATCATGTGCAACCGGGCCTCGGCGGTCTTCTTCCACGAGATACTGGGGCACCGGGTGGAGGGCCACCGGCAAAAGGACGTCACCGAGGGCCAGACCTTCAAGAAGAAGGTGGGGGAGAAAGTGTTGCCGGCGTTCATCTCGGTGTTCGACGACCCCTCTCTTTCCTCCTTCAGGGACCTCAACCTGATGGGCGACTATCCCTATGATGACGAGGGGGTGGCCTCACAGCGGGTGAACATCATCGAGAAAGGGGTTCTGAAGAATTTCCTGATGAGCCGTTCGCCCATCGCCGGGTTCAACTATTCCAACGGACACGGACGGGGGGATATCGGACAGGCCCCGGTATCCAGGATGGGGAACACCATCATCTCCTCGCAGCAGACCATGTCCTTTGCCGCCCTGAAGAAACTGCTGATAGCCGAGGTCAAAAAGCAAAAGAAGCCCTACGGCCTGATGTTCACCGACATCTCCGGCGGCTTCACCATGACCAGCACCTACATGCCGCAGTCGTTCAAGGTCCTGCCGGTGATGGTCTTCAAGATATATCCCGACGGGCGCGAAGAACTGGTGCGGGGGATAGACATCTCCGGCACGCCGCTGACGGTATTCTCCAAGATCACCGCCACCGCCGACGATTACGACGTCTTCAGCGGGTTCTGCGGGGCCGAGTCCGGCTATCTGCCGGTGTCCTGCGTCTCGCCCAGCATCCTGATAAGGGAGATGGAGGTGGAGAAACGGATGATGGAGCAGGACAAGCCGCCCATTCTGCCCCAGCCCATGGAGCTGCGGAAAGGAGGCCACAAAAATGAAAAATAA
- a CDS encoding EAL domain-containing protein, whose amino-acid sequence MKLTRFQWYRAGLIFLLAVLIAAGLILVSTTRQLTVALNSSPAKLEILATIGRVRLLTREMEITRPAPGTPPDDPAAISYGNTVKKARAEIAELARQTAGWPVQLERLALLDTLVKGQIYTTAQVTPKPAATRGKKPAVIRQEAAPRPDFSGINTIIGRMEGDGRKAIASWPNDLGASLRRLAAGVVVMVIAAGILSLAAYLLMLIEFSRRRTTERLLRESQLRFGLLIDEAMDLSLIVLDPSGRVVDWNLGAKRMFGYNAGEIRRKHFSKLFPLEQAQQGVPERCLKTAVQSGQTRDEGTLVRHGSGPFPARKAVYALRDDAGRLNGFAAVVQDITEEQRSREQAAKLRLSLERSTDLVVIATADGIIEQANRALLEATGYAPGELVGKPLDILRPPGSSPKARPPDGEERAAIIRKKNGDQLQVSQTVAPVTDRSGSTTHLVVTSRDVTVQKRLEIKLSYLHQHDPLTGLFNRNYFQAQAKEEIERRTGGSAMLIICIDRFRQINDVFGSNAGNLVLMQLADCLRNEVGHRGLIGRLGSDEFGIVLREVHDPGDVTAIVSAVKSYTARRVEVNGRKLFLTLSAGASLHPDDGIDAETLLKNADVALVHAKSSGLNQFRMYSNEINNRMSALMSMEQQLFGALQNNEYTVSYQPYYELTHRRVAGAEALIRWVNRELGTVSPDRFIRALETTGLIIDVGNWVLKAACLQAKKMESTKHRFPLSVNLSPSQFRCDGLVDMVKEIIGQANVDPRLLTMEITESVFVEDLGFAQSVLKQLKKVGVAISIDDFGTGYSSLSYLKKLPVDFVKIDQSFVHDVTSDPDTASIVTSITNMAKSLGLKTIAEGVETEEQCKVLRLLRCDMGQGYFFSPAMNAADFERSLI is encoded by the coding sequence ATGAAGCTGACGAGATTCCAATGGTACCGGGCCGGGCTGATCTTCCTGCTGGCGGTGCTGATCGCCGCCGGCCTGATCCTGGTCAGCACCACCCGGCAGCTTACGGTGGCCCTGAACAGCAGTCCGGCCAAACTGGAAATCCTGGCGACCATAGGCCGGGTGCGCCTGCTGACCCGGGAGATGGAAATTACCAGACCGGCGCCGGGTACGCCGCCGGACGATCCGGCGGCGATCAGCTACGGGAACACGGTCAAGAAAGCCCGGGCGGAGATAGCCGAACTGGCCAGGCAGACGGCCGGCTGGCCGGTGCAACTGGAACGCCTGGCCCTGCTTGACACCCTGGTTAAGGGCCAGATCTATACGACGGCCCAAGTGACGCCGAAGCCGGCGGCGACCAGGGGAAAGAAGCCTGCCGTAATAAGGCAGGAAGCGGCTCCCCGGCCGGACTTCAGCGGCATCAATACCATCATCGGCCGCATGGAAGGGGATGGCCGGAAGGCCATTGCCTCATGGCCCAATGACCTGGGAGCCTCTCTCCGAAGGCTGGCTGCCGGGGTGGTGGTGATGGTGATCGCCGCCGGCATCCTGTCCCTGGCGGCCTATCTTCTGATGCTGATTGAATTCTCCCGGCGCCGCACCACCGAGCGGCTGCTGCGGGAGAGCCAGCTCCGTTTCGGCCTGCTTATCGACGAGGCTATGGATCTCTCCCTGATCGTTCTCGACCCCTCCGGCCGGGTGGTCGACTGGAACCTGGGGGCCAAACGGATGTTCGGGTACAACGCCGGCGAGATCAGGCGCAAGCACTTCTCCAAACTTTTCCCCCTGGAGCAGGCGCAGCAGGGGGTCCCGGAGAGATGCCTGAAAACGGCGGTTCAAAGCGGGCAGACCCGCGATGAGGGAACCCTGGTCCGCCATGGTTCCGGACCTTTTCCGGCCCGGAAAGCGGTCTATGCCCTGCGGGACGATGCCGGCAGACTGAACGGCTTTGCCGCGGTGGTTCAGGATATAACCGAGGAGCAGCGTTCCCGGGAGCAAGCGGCCAAGCTCAGGCTGTCTCTGGAACGTTCGACCGATCTGGTGGTTATCGCCACGGCGGATGGAATTATAGAACAAGCCAACCGGGCCCTGCTGGAGGCGACCGGATACGCACCGGGAGAACTGGTGGGAAAGCCGCTGGACATATTGCGTCCGCCCGGCTCCTCCCCCAAGGCCCGGCCCCCGGATGGGGAAGAACGGGCAGCCATCATCCGCAAAAAGAACGGCGATCAGCTGCAGGTGTCCCAGACCGTGGCCCCGGTCACCGATCGGTCCGGGAGCACCACCCATCTGGTGGTCACCTCCAGGGATGTCACCGTCCAGAAGCGGCTGGAGATTAAGCTGTCCTACCTGCATCAGCACGATCCGCTGACCGGCCTGTTCAACCGGAATTATTTTCAGGCCCAGGCCAAAGAGGAGATCGAGCGAAGGACCGGCGGGAGCGCGATGCTGATCATCTGCATAGACCGCTTCCGGCAGATCAACGACGTTTTCGGCAGCAATGCCGGGAACCTGGTGCTGATGCAGCTGGCCGATTGCCTGCGAAATGAAGTGGGCCACCGGGGCCTGATCGGGCGCCTGGGCAGCGACGAATTCGGCATCGTCCTGCGGGAGGTGCACGACCCCGGCGACGTAACCGCCATCGTTTCGGCCGTCAAGTCATACACCGCCCGGCGGGTGGAGGTCAACGGCCGCAAGCTGTTTCTGACCCTGTCGGCGGGCGCCTCGCTTCACCCCGACGACGGCATCGATGCCGAGACCCTGCTGAAGAACGCCGATGTGGCTCTGGTCCATGCCAAATCGAGCGGATTGAACCAGTTCCGCATGTATTCCAACGAGATCAATAACCGGATGTCGGCCCTGATGTCCATGGAACAGCAGCTGTTCGGCGCCCTTCAGAATAACGAGTACACCGTCAGCTACCAGCCTTATTACGAGCTGACCCACCGGCGGGTGGCCGGAGCCGAGGCCCTGATCCGATGGGTCAACCGGGAACTGGGCACAGTCTCCCCCGACCGGTTCATCAGGGCCCTGGAGACCACCGGCCTGATCATAGACGTCGGCAACTGGGTGCTCAAGGCGGCCTGCCTGCAGGCCAAGAAGATGGAGAGCACCAAACACAGATTCCCGCTGTCGGTAAACCTGTCGCCCTCGCAGTTCCGGTGCGACGGCCTGGTGGACATGGTCAAAGAAATAATCGGCCAGGCCAATGTTGATCCCCGGCTGCTGACCATGGAGATCACCGAGAGCGTCTTTGTCGAGGATCTGGGCTTCGCCCAATCGGTGCTGAAACAGCTGAAAAAGGTCGGGGTGGCCATCTCCATCGACGACTTCGGCACCGGTTATTCATCGCTGAGCTACCTCAAAAAACTTCCGGTGGACTTTGTAAAGATAGACCAGTCATTCGTGCACGACGTCACCAGCGATCCCGACACCGCCTCCATCGTCACCTCGATCACCAACATGGCCAAGAGCCTGGGCCTTAAGACCATCGCCGAGGGGGTGGAAACCGAGGAGCAGTGCAAGGTGCTGCGCCTGCTGCGCTGTGACATGGGCCAGGGATATTTTTTCAGCCCGGCCATGAATGCGGCGGATTTTGAGAGGTCGCTGATATAA
- a CDS encoding metallopeptidase TldD-related protein, whose product MKNKIFLFLPALSVIFFFNVFAQPLAAFPDDPVLKAMEEELQRNYGGLKIPENLRIPYSESFGLLSQPGTGSDKFREDPNTVHRAPSDPATMPGSPANHPYFISYTIELYKTHQAAAVFGKLVGEGSSGFSRGEVDLRIGDYSLDNTPEGRWRHRSGGYQSNIPAEVDYWGLRKSLWWQSDMAFKRAIEQYSRKKMLMKTKKRQEPLDDLSREKPYRYFQQPPEEKLEWENIKDILKDVSRLFREYPRIEKSQAEALVQFRKHYFVSSEGSANRTFDSFGSISVEMSGLTDNGLMLRDGFSVDYSSGQDLAAILKKARVEIEKFCEQLEAQPMEDYFGPVLLEGQAAAEFIVQTVVPLMQAERDPVSDYEYADNTSSDLKKWLNKRITAPHITLMDDPSAAVYEKDSLGGHYAVDDEGMPGRRIALIEDGILKTFYMSRSPIEKIYGSNGHLRGGQLMPGNLFLSSSKGLSQKKLLKAMEKLCREKGNDYGIVIKRLEPKKYSLGYLDAALKALEAYRYDLKTRQLTLVRNLVLRDVSRRTLRDIYRTGQKPTVYNSRIGSGVQSEPFAVITPDILLDQIEASGPSEVGSQPPFLKNPFFENGK is encoded by the coding sequence ATGAAAAATAAAATATTCTTATTTTTGCCGGCACTGTCGGTCATCTTTTTTTTCAATGTCTTCGCCCAGCCCCTGGCGGCTTTTCCGGATGATCCGGTGCTGAAGGCCATGGAGGAAGAACTGCAGAGGAATTATGGCGGCTTAAAGATCCCGGAGAACCTGAGGATCCCCTATTCCGAAAGTTTTGGACTTTTATCCCAGCCGGGCACCGGTTCCGACAAGTTCCGGGAGGACCCGAACACCGTCCACCGGGCGCCGAGCGATCCGGCCACCATGCCGGGCAGCCCGGCCAACCATCCCTACTTCATCTCCTATACCATCGAATTATATAAGACCCACCAGGCTGCGGCCGTTTTCGGAAAACTGGTGGGCGAGGGCTCTTCCGGGTTTTCCCGGGGCGAGGTGGACCTGAGGATAGGGGACTATTCGCTGGACAACACCCCGGAAGGGCGCTGGCGCCACCGCTCCGGGGGATACCAGTCCAACATCCCGGCGGAGGTCGATTACTGGGGCCTGCGCAAATCGTTGTGGTGGCAGAGCGATATGGCCTTCAAGCGGGCCATCGAGCAGTACTCCCGCAAAAAGATGCTGATGAAGACCAAGAAACGCCAGGAACCGTTGGATGACCTGTCCCGGGAGAAACCATATCGCTATTTTCAGCAGCCTCCCGAAGAAAAACTGGAATGGGAAAATATTAAGGATATTTTAAAGGATGTCTCCCGGCTGTTCCGGGAATATCCCCGAATTGAAAAATCGCAGGCCGAAGCGCTGGTGCAGTTCAGGAAACATTATTTTGTCAGCTCCGAGGGGTCGGCCAATCGCACTTTTGATTCTTTCGGCTCCATCAGCGTGGAGATGTCCGGGCTGACCGATAATGGATTGATGTTGAGGGACGGTTTTTCGGTGGATTATTCTTCGGGCCAGGATCTTGCGGCCATTCTAAAAAAAGCCAGGGTAGAGATAGAGAAATTCTGCGAACAACTAGAAGCCCAACCCATGGAGGATTATTTCGGTCCGGTGCTGCTGGAGGGGCAGGCTGCAGCCGAATTCATTGTGCAGACCGTGGTGCCGTTGATGCAGGCCGAGCGCGACCCGGTCTCGGACTATGAATATGCCGACAACACCTCCAGCGACCTGAAAAAATGGCTCAATAAAAGGATCACCGCTCCGCACATCACCCTGATGGACGATCCCTCAGCGGCAGTATATGAAAAAGATTCCCTGGGCGGGCATTATGCGGTGGATGATGAGGGGATGCCGGGGAGAAGGATCGCCCTGATCGAGGACGGGATCCTGAAGACCTTTTACATGTCCCGCTCGCCAATAGAAAAAATATACGGCAGCAACGGCCACCTGCGCGGCGGGCAGCTGATGCCGGGCAACCTGTTCCTTTCTTCATCCAAGGGGCTGTCGCAGAAGAAACTGCTGAAGGCCATGGAAAAACTGTGCCGGGAAAAGGGCAATGATTACGGCATCGTCATCAAGAGGCTGGAGCCCAAAAAATATTCCCTGGGATATCTGGATGCCGCCCTCAAGGCCCTGGAGGCTTACCGGTATGATCTCAAGACCAGGCAGTTGACCCTGGTGAGGAATCTGGTGCTGCGGGATGTCTCCCGGCGAACCTTAAGGGATATCTACCGCACCGGCCAGAAGCCGACTGTCTACAACAGCCGGATCGGCAGCGGGGTCCAGAGCGAGCCCTTTGCGGTGATAACCCCGGATATCCTGCTGGACCAGATAGAGGCCAGCGGGCCGTCCGAGGTGGGAAGCCAGCCGCCCTTCCTGAAGAATCCGTTCTTCGAAAACGGTAAATGA
- a CDS encoding DUF559 domain-containing protein yields MTINKTHRPGICTGHHVKTEKHELAKKMRRNMTYAEKCFWNSVRNNKFLGYQFRRQQIVHGFIADFYCNDLNLVVEIDGGVHEEQKDYDKLRDYIINQYGIKVIRFSNQEIIDKCDLVLKRIQELIK; encoded by the coding sequence ATGACAATAAATAAAACCCACCGTCCCGGAATATGTACCGGGCATCATGTGAAAACCGAAAAGCATGAGTTAGCCAAGAAAATGCGGCGGAATATGACTTATGCCGAAAAATGTTTTTGGAATTCCGTCCGAAATAATAAATTCCTGGGCTATCAATTCCGGCGGCAACAAATTGTGCACGGCTTTATCGCTGATTTCTATTGCAATGATTTAAATCTTGTGGTAGAAATAGATGGCGGAGTGCATGAAGAGCAAAAGGATTACGATAAACTGCGGGATTATATAATAAATCAATACGGAATAAAGGTAATACGCTTTTCAAATCAAGAGATAATTGACAAATGTGATCTTGTTTTGAAAAGAATACAAGAGTTAATCAAATAA
- a CDS encoding flavodoxin family protein, producing the protein MKHKNVLIVLGSPRKNGNSTALAKRAAEGAKSSGALCETICLHEMHLKPCNACDYCLTRPGHVCILKDDMQKLYPKLVRADAIVMAGPVYWFTVSAQTKLFMDRWYALIGKQGHALKGKRIGIILTYGDVDPYASGAVNAIRTYQDAFRFIGAPIAGMVYGTGNKPGEVRKDKKLMQQAFELGKKLGK; encoded by the coding sequence ATGAAACACAAGAATGTCCTGATAGTCCTGGGCAGTCCCAGAAAGAACGGAAACAGTACCGCCCTGGCCAAACGGGCCGCCGAGGGGGCCAAATCCTCCGGGGCACTATGTGAGACCATCTGCCTGCACGAGATGCACCTCAAGCCCTGCAACGCCTGCGATTACTGCCTGACCCGGCCCGGGCATGTCTGCATCCTCAAGGATGACATGCAGAAGCTTTATCCCAAGCTGGTCAGGGCCGACGCCATCGTCATGGCCGGGCCGGTGTACTGGTTCACCGTCTCGGCCCAGACCAAGCTGTTCATGGACCGCTGGTATGCCCTGATCGGCAAACAAGGCCACGCCCTGAAGGGCAAGAGAATCGGCATAATATTGACCTACGGCGACGTGGACCCCTATGCCTCCGGTGCGGTGAACGCCATCCGGACCTACCAGGATGCCTTCCGGTTCATCGGGGCACCGATCGCAGGAATGGTCTACGGCACCGGGAACAAACCCGGGGAGGTCAGGAAGGACAAAAAGCTGATGCAGCAGGCCTTTGAGCTGGGCAAGAAGCTTGGGAAATAG
- a CDS encoding CsgG/HfaB family protein, with protein MSRFGKILTILSLFLSGCAATTTTPPPETTADLRLELPPYSGKKTTLAVIDLRNQSEFDDPRIGRGVSNMLITALVNSGRFIVVERNDQALEKIFAEQKLGQTGAVTSQTAARVGKMLGARTVVVGEVSEFGIRKTSAFVGVGGTKTITTRVVIDARLVDTETAGIISGETGIGTSSTQTRGVALTFEFGTAGFDETTIGIATRKAVNQVVAKFALKVENDQFNKKENK; from the coding sequence ATGTCTCGTTTCGGGAAGATCTTGACGATATTGTCCCTGTTTCTTTCCGGCTGTGCCGCCACCACCACCACGCCCCCGCCGGAGACCACCGCCGACCTCCGGCTGGAGTTGCCGCCCTATAGCGGCAAAAAAACCACGTTGGCGGTGATCGACCTGCGCAACCAGTCGGAGTTCGACGATCCCCGCATCGGGCGGGGGGTTTCCAACATGCTGATCACCGCCCTGGTGAATTCCGGGCGTTTCATCGTGGTGGAGCGCAACGACCAGGCCCTGGAGAAGATATTTGCCGAGCAGAAGCTGGGCCAGACAGGGGCGGTGACCTCCCAGACCGCCGCCCGGGTGGGCAAGATGCTGGGGGCCAGAACGGTGGTGGTGGGAGAGGTCAGCGAGTTCGGCATCCGCAAGACCAGCGCCTTCGTGGGGGTGGGCGGCACCAAGACCATCACCACCAGGGTGGTGATAGACGCCCGGCTGGTGGATACCGAGACCGCCGGCATCATCTCCGGGGAGACCGGCATCGGCACCAGCAGCACCCAGACCAGGGGGGTGGCCCTGACCTTCGAGTTCGGAACGGCCGGATTCGACGAGACCACCATCGGCATCGCCACCCGGAAAGCGGTCAACCAGGTGGTGGCCAAATTCGCCCTTAAGGTGGAAAACGATCAGTTCAATAAAAAGGAGAATAAGTGA